A single region of the Pseudomonas mandelii genome encodes:
- a CDS encoding DUF6388 family protein, whose protein sequence is MTVKELTQEARHEEALKKYLQESPQLADEIKDLPADDQKDQIQWAFEDEAESQGLQPWELTLKYTSTPEEFEAARLVLHKEAAEVLGVEWEEYCEMNNLVV, encoded by the coding sequence ATGACCGTTAAAGAATTGACCCAAGAAGCCAGACACGAAGAAGCGCTGAAAAAGTACCTGCAGGAGTCGCCCCAGCTAGCCGACGAGATCAAGGACCTGCCGGCCGACGATCAAAAAGACCAGATCCAGTGGGCGTTCGAGGATGAGGCGGAGTCCCAGGGCTTGCAGCCATGGGAACTGACGCTCAAGTACACCTCGACCCCTGAAGAGTTCGAGGCTGCGCGCCTGGTGCTGCACAAGGAGGCGGCCGAGGTGTTAGGGGTCGAGTGGGAAGAGTACTGCGAGATGAACAATCTGGTGGTTTGA
- the truB gene encoding tRNA pseudouridine(55) synthase TruB, translating into MAQVKRIRRNVSGIILLDKPLGFTSNAALQKVRWLLNAEKAGHTGSLDPLATGVLPLCFGEATKFSQYLLDSDKGYETLAQLGKTTTTADAEGEVLQERPVTVGRADVEAVLPNFRGQISQIPPMYSALKRDGQPLYKLARAGEVVEREPRSVTIARLELLAFEGDTARLAVDCSKGTYIRTLVEDIGEQLGCGAYVAELRRTQAGPFTLAQTVTLEELEAVHAEGGNEAVDRFLMPSDSGLLDWPLLQFSEHSSFYWLNGQPVRAPDAPKFGMVRVQDHNGRFIGIGEVSEDGRIAPRRLIRSE; encoded by the coding sequence GTGGCTCAGGTCAAACGTATCCGTCGTAACGTCAGCGGTATCATTCTGCTCGACAAGCCATTGGGGTTCACCTCCAACGCCGCGTTGCAGAAGGTTCGCTGGCTGCTGAACGCCGAGAAAGCCGGTCACACCGGCAGTCTCGATCCGCTGGCCACCGGCGTGTTGCCGTTGTGCTTCGGTGAGGCCACCAAGTTCTCGCAGTACCTGCTCGATTCCGACAAGGGTTACGAAACCCTGGCGCAACTGGGCAAGACCACCACCACGGCCGATGCCGAGGGTGAAGTTTTGCAGGAGCGTCCGGTGACCGTTGGTCGCGCAGATGTCGAAGCTGTTCTGCCGAATTTTCGCGGGCAAATCAGTCAGATACCGCCGATGTACTCGGCGCTCAAGCGTGATGGCCAGCCGCTGTACAAGCTGGCCCGTGCAGGCGAAGTAGTGGAGCGTGAACCGCGTTCTGTTACTATTGCGCGCTTGGAATTGCTGGCCTTTGAAGGTGATACTGCGCGGCTTGCGGTGGATTGCAGCAAAGGCACCTATATTCGCACCCTGGTGGAGGATATCGGTGAGCAACTCGGTTGTGGCGCTTACGTGGCTGAATTGCGACGTACCCAGGCCGGGCCTTTCACGCTGGCGCAGACGGTCACGCTTGAAGAGTTGGAAGCGGTACATGCCGAAGGCGGCAACGAAGCGGTCGACCGCTTCCTGATGCCATCGGACAGCGGCCTTCTGGATTGGCCACTGTTGCAGTTCTCGGAGCACAGTTCGTTCTACTGGCTTAACGGCCAACCGGTACGAGCCCCGGATGCACCGAAGTTCGGCATGGTACGGGTACAGGATCACAACGGTCGCTTCATCGGTATCGGTGAAGTGAGCGAAGACGGGCGCATCGCGCCACGTCGACTGATTCGGTCAGAATGA
- the nadC gene encoding carboxylating nicotinate-nucleotide diphosphorylase encodes MPNLRLADLTAEIEANVRRALLEDIGSGDITAQLIPAERLAKATIITRDAAVIAGTAWVDAVFRQLDSRVAVHWQVRDGERVKPNQALFHLEGPARSLLTGERCALNFLQLLSGVATRAQYLADFVAETQVKLLDTRKTLPGLRLAQKYAVTCGGCHNHRIGLYDAFLIKENHIAACGGIPEAINAAHKIAPGKPVEIEVESLAELKEALAAGADIIMLDELSLDDMREAVRLNAGKAKLEASGGINENTLLPIAETGVDYISIGAMTKDVKAVDLSMRLSL; translated from the coding sequence ATGCCGAATCTACGTCTCGCCGATTTGACCGCCGAAATCGAAGCCAACGTGCGCCGTGCGTTGCTCGAAGACATCGGCAGCGGCGACATCACCGCACAGCTGATCCCGGCCGAACGCCTGGCAAAAGCCACCATCATCACCCGCGACGCCGCGGTCATTGCCGGCACCGCATGGGTCGATGCCGTTTTCCGGCAACTCGATTCACGGGTCGCGGTGCACTGGCAGGTGCGTGACGGCGAACGGGTGAAACCCAATCAGGCGCTGTTTCACCTCGAGGGCCCGGCACGCTCGCTGCTGACCGGCGAACGCTGCGCACTGAATTTCCTGCAATTGCTCTCGGGCGTGGCCACGCGCGCGCAATACCTGGCGGATTTTGTCGCCGAGACCCAGGTGAAGCTGCTCGACACCCGTAAAACCCTGCCAGGGCTGCGTCTGGCGCAGAAGTACGCCGTGACCTGCGGCGGTTGCCACAACCACCGCATCGGCCTGTACGACGCCTTCCTGATCAAGGAAAACCACATCGCCGCCTGCGGTGGCATTCCTGAGGCCATCAACGCCGCGCACAAGATCGCCCCGGGCAAGCCGGTCGAGATTGAAGTGGAAAGTCTGGCGGAATTGAAAGAAGCCCTGGCGGCGGGTGCCGACATCATCATGCTCGATGAGTTGAGCCTGGATGACATGCGTGAAGCCGTGCGCCTGAACGCGGGCAAGGCGAAACTGGAAGCCAGCGGTGGTATCAACGAAAACACGCTGCTGCCGATCGCCGAAACCGGGGTGGATTACATTTCGATTGGTGCGATGACCAAGGATGTGAAGGCTGTCGACCTGTCGATGCGCTTAAGCCTCTAA
- the rbfA gene encoding 30S ribosome-binding factor RbfA → MAKEYSRTQRIGDQMQRELAQLIRREVKDPRVGLVTITAVEVSRDVGHAKIFITVMGQDNAEDIAQSIKVLNSAAGFLRMQLAREMKLRSVPQLHFHYDESVVRGAHLSALIERAVAEDNQHPVAAEPEDAKE, encoded by the coding sequence ATGGCAAAAGAATACAGCCGTACCCAACGTATCGGCGATCAGATGCAGCGTGAGCTGGCACAGCTGATCCGTCGTGAAGTCAAAGACCCGCGCGTCGGTCTGGTCACCATTACCGCTGTTGAAGTCAGCCGTGACGTCGGTCACGCCAAGATCTTCATCACCGTGATGGGCCAGGACAACGCCGAAGACATCGCGCAAAGCATCAAGGTGCTCAACTCAGCCGCCGGTTTCCTGCGCATGCAGTTGGCTCGTGAAATGAAGTTGCGCAGCGTTCCGCAGTTGCACTTCCACTACGACGAAAGCGTCGTGCGTGGCGCGCACCTGTCGGCCCTGATCGAGCGTGCGGTGGCTGAAGACAATCAGCACCCGGTAGCGGCTGAACCCGAAGACGCCAAGGAGTAA
- the rpsO gene encoding 30S ribosomal protein S15, whose protein sequence is MALDVQEKAQIVADYQQAVGDTGSPEVQVALLTHNINKLQGHFKANGKDHHSRRGLIRMVNQRRKLLDYLKGKDLGRYQALIGRLGLRR, encoded by the coding sequence ATGGCTCTCGACGTTCAAGAAAAAGCTCAAATCGTAGCTGACTACCAGCAAGCTGTTGGTGACACTGGTTCGCCGGAAGTGCAAGTTGCACTGCTGACCCACAACATCAACAAGCTGCAAGGTCACTTCAAGGCCAACGGTAAAGATCACCACTCCCGTCGTGGTCTGATCCGCATGGTTAACCAGCGTCGTAAGCTGCTGGACTACCTGAAAGGCAAGGATCTGGGTCGTTATCAGGCTCTGATCGGTCGCCTGGGTCTGCGTCGCTAA
- a CDS encoding O-antigen ligase family protein: MSLAQTLNYSNTRSGVLVPVIGAAMSLPIVMFSLMGYDINPAFLLAPIIGVAFLMTFGRTALAYIATMVFGLISIFAANKISPDGDVIKHIFSLVLIMFAPSFLFLGKYVSKTHEIGKVFYWLSLFSALFLIVVTTRILYLEQDVRIYIGTQGLAAMNAEFFGLPVFATFGVLSLAHLVCLQAVILCGTLIGGKASKPVSVLLWVALFCASFLIIGSDSRSAQILLVWILGAVVVYAFRNADARRACVVVILTILMAFAVTYARGMNESRMLSSIEAIRTDSGNDVLAGYEPLGSPQGQIVDKKWEKQADQFATGRVELAIAGFNEVKASPIIGSGFAGYGRYSTEGLSKALEANTSTHVYYLTLLWKGGLIFFIPIVVMLLLNLKAAIAVTKTTARSAERFFAWAAVLMAFGPMAMAWDILIVPSAGALAFFLFGLLATTKKA; the protein is encoded by the coding sequence ATGTCTCTCGCGCAAACGCTGAATTATTCAAATACCAGGAGCGGGGTACTTGTACCTGTGATTGGGGCTGCAATGTCGTTACCAATAGTGATGTTTTCGCTAATGGGCTATGATATTAATCCGGCATTTCTGCTTGCTCCTATTATTGGAGTCGCATTTTTGATGACCTTCGGCCGCACTGCGCTTGCGTATATTGCGACAATGGTTTTTGGCCTAATTTCAATATTCGCGGCCAATAAAATATCCCCTGACGGAGATGTGATTAAACATATTTTTTCACTAGTGTTAATTATGTTCGCACCGTCTTTCTTGTTTCTTGGTAAATATGTCTCTAAAACTCATGAGATAGGAAAAGTTTTTTACTGGCTGTCACTCTTTTCTGCTCTATTTTTGATCGTGGTTACTACCCGCATACTTTACCTTGAGCAGGACGTTCGCATTTATATTGGCACCCAAGGTCTCGCGGCAATGAATGCCGAATTCTTTGGCCTTCCAGTGTTTGCAACGTTTGGCGTTCTGAGCCTCGCACACCTGGTGTGCTTGCAGGCAGTGATTCTTTGCGGAACTCTCATTGGTGGTAAAGCCAGCAAGCCGGTATCAGTATTGCTGTGGGTTGCGCTGTTCTGCGCATCCTTCCTGATCATCGGCAGCGATTCTCGAAGCGCCCAGATTCTGTTGGTGTGGATTCTTGGGGCTGTGGTGGTTTACGCATTCCGTAATGCTGACGCTCGGCGTGCTTGTGTCGTCGTCATTCTCACTATCCTGATGGCGTTTGCGGTGACGTACGCGCGGGGCATGAACGAAAGCCGCATGTTGTCTTCCATTGAAGCTATCAGAACTGATTCTGGAAATGACGTTTTGGCCGGCTACGAGCCGCTCGGTTCGCCGCAGGGCCAAATTGTTGATAAGAAGTGGGAGAAACAGGCCGATCAGTTTGCAACTGGCCGTGTAGAGTTGGCTATCGCTGGCTTTAATGAAGTTAAAGCGAGCCCAATCATCGGCAGCGGGTTCGCTGGCTACGGTCGGTATTCGACAGAGGGGCTGTCCAAGGCTTTGGAAGCTAACACCTCAACCCACGTTTATTACCTTACACTGCTGTGGAAAGGCGGGCTGATATTCTTCATTCCAATTGTGGTGATGCTCCTCCTAAACTTGAAGGCCGCGATAGCCGTAACGAAAACCACTGCCCGCTCTGCTGAGCGATTCTTTGCATGGGCTGCTGTTTTGATGGCGTTCGGACCAATGGCAATGGCTTGGGATATCCTGATCGTACCGAGCGCGGGGGCTTTGGCCTTCTTCCTGTTCGGATTGCTGGCGACAACGAAAAAAGCTTAG
- the pnp gene encoding polyribonucleotide nucleotidyltransferase gives MNPVIKKFQFGQSTVTLETGRIARQASGAVLVTVDDDVSVLVTVVGAKQADPGKGFFPLSVHYQEKTYAAGKIPGGFFKREGRPSEKETLTSRLIDRPIRPLFPEGFMNEVQVVCTVVSTSKKTDPDIAAMIGTSAALAISGIPFDGPIGAARVAFHESTGYLLNPTYEQQKASSLDMVVAGTSEAVLMVESEAKELTEDQMLGAVLFAHDEFQVVINAVKELAAEAAKPTWTWAPQPEATALLGAIRAEFGDAISQAYTITIKADRYARLGELKDQVVAKLSGEEGQPSSSEVKAAFGEIEYRTVRENIVNGKPRIDGRDTKTVRPLNIEVGVLPKTHGSALFTRGETQALVVATLGTARDAQLLDTLEGEKKDPFMLHYNFPPFSVGECGRMGGAGRREIGHGRLARRSIAAMLPAADVFPYTIRVVSEITESNGSSSMASVCGASLALMDAGVPMKAPVAGIAMGLVKEGEKFAVLTDILGDEDHLGDMDFKVAGTAKGVTALQMDIKIKGITEEIMEIALGQALEARLNILGQMNQIIGQSRTELSENAPTMIAMKIDTDKIRDVIGKGGATIRAICEETKASIDIEDDGSIKIFGETKEAAEAARQRVLGITAEAEIGKIYVGKVERIVDFGAFVNILPGKDGLVHISMLSDARVEKVTDILKEGQEVEVLVLDVDNRGRIKLSIKDVAAAKASGV, from the coding sequence GTGAACCCGGTAATCAAAAAATTCCAGTTCGGTCAGTCGACCGTTACCCTCGAGACTGGCCGTATCGCCCGTCAGGCCTCCGGCGCAGTATTGGTCACCGTTGACGACGACGTCAGCGTGTTGGTGACTGTGGTCGGCGCCAAGCAAGCCGATCCAGGCAAGGGCTTCTTCCCTCTGTCTGTTCACTACCAGGAAAAGACTTACGCTGCCGGTAAGATCCCTGGCGGTTTCTTCAAGCGTGAAGGCCGTCCTTCCGAGAAAGAAACCCTGACTTCCCGACTGATCGACCGTCCGATCCGTCCGCTGTTCCCAGAAGGCTTCATGAACGAAGTGCAGGTTGTCTGCACCGTCGTTTCCACCAGCAAGAAAACCGATCCGGACATCGCTGCGATGATCGGTACCTCGGCTGCGTTGGCTATCTCCGGTATTCCTTTCGATGGCCCGATCGGCGCTGCCCGCGTGGCGTTCCACGAAAGCACTGGCTACCTGCTGAACCCGACTTACGAACAACAGAAAGCTTCGAGCCTGGACATGGTCGTTGCCGGTACTTCGGAAGCCGTATTGATGGTTGAATCGGAAGCCAAAGAGCTGACCGAAGACCAGATGCTGGGCGCGGTACTGTTTGCTCACGACGAGTTCCAGGTGGTGATCAACGCCGTCAAGGAACTGGCCGCCGAAGCTGCCAAGCCGACCTGGACCTGGGCTCCACAGCCAGAAGCCACTGCTCTGCTGGGCGCTATCCGTGCCGAGTTCGGCGACGCGATCTCCCAGGCTTACACCATCACCATCAAGGCCGACCGTTACGCTCGCCTGGGTGAGCTGAAAGACCAGGTGGTTGCCAAGCTGTCCGGTGAAGAAGGCCAGCCTTCGTCCAGCGAAGTCAAAGCCGCTTTCGGCGAAATCGAATACCGCACCGTTCGCGAAAACATCGTAAACGGCAAGCCACGTATCGACGGTCGCGACACCAAGACCGTACGTCCTTTGAACATCGAAGTCGGTGTTCTGCCAAAGACTCACGGTTCGGCTCTGTTCACCCGTGGCGAAACCCAGGCGCTGGTTGTTGCAACACTGGGCACCGCCCGTGACGCACAGCTGCTGGACACCCTGGAAGGTGAGAAAAAAGACCCGTTCATGCTGCACTACAACTTCCCTCCGTTCTCGGTAGGTGAGTGTGGTCGCATGGGTGGCGCTGGCCGTCGCGAAATCGGTCACGGCCGTCTGGCCCGTCGTTCGATTGCAGCCATGCTGCCTGCTGCCGACGTGTTCCCATACACCATTCGTGTTGTGTCGGAAATCACCGAATCCAACGGTTCGAGCTCGATGGCTTCCGTTTGCGGCGCTTCCCTGGCTCTGATGGACGCCGGCGTTCCGATGAAGGCACCGGTTGCCGGTATCGCCATGGGTCTGGTTAAAGAAGGCGAGAAGTTCGCCGTCCTGACCGACATCCTGGGTGACGAAGACCACCTGGGCGACATGGACTTCAAAGTAGCCGGTACCGCCAAAGGTGTTACCGCGCTGCAGATGGACATCAAGATCAAAGGCATCACCGAAGAAATCATGGAAATCGCTCTGGGCCAAGCCCTGGAAGCGCGCCTGAACATCCTCGGTCAGATGAACCAGATCATTGGTCAGTCTCGCACCGAACTGTCGGAAAATGCTCCGACCATGATCGCGATGAAAATCGACACCGACAAAATCCGTGATGTCATCGGTAAAGGCGGCGCGACCATTCGTGCGATCTGTGAAGAGACCAAGGCTTCGATCGACATCGAAGACGACGGCTCGATCAAGATCTTCGGCGAAACCAAGGAAGCGGCTGAAGCAGCACGTCAGCGCGTTCTGGGCATCACCGCAGAAGCTGAAATCGGCAAGATCTACGTTGGTAAGGTTGAGCGCATCGTCGACTTCGGCGCATTCGTCAACATCCTGCCTGGCAAGGACGGTCTGGTACACATCTCGATGCTGAGCGATGCTCGCGTTGAGAAAGTGACCGACATCCTGAAAGAAGGCCAGGAAGTGGAAGTACTGGTACTGGACGTGGACAACCGCGGCCGTATCAAACTGTCCATCAAAGACGTAGCAGCGGCCAAGGCTTCGGGCGTTTAA
- a CDS encoding MBOAT family O-acyltransferase yields the protein MFNYTVGYIIAKNHERARAKSKAALYVGVISNLLLLCYYKYSNFFLGEVARSTGVHMPTLELVLPLGISFFTFTQIAFLVDAWKGKAQEYNFWHYLLFVTWFPHLIAGPILHHGQMMPQFKDPEIYRIRSRNISIGVALFAVGLGKKLLLADPISTYADPVFHAAATGQAIGPMIAWVGAIAYTLQIYFDFSGYSDMAVGLSMLFGIHLPINFNSPYKARNIIEFWRRWHMTLSQFLRDYLYIPLGGNRKGETRRLVNLMLTMLLGGLWHGANWTFVIWGALHGAYLCINHMFQKIPPPPKDVRVASCSDYNSGECLANVLRGCHRMGILPRREHPFSPNYNCRNGGFRRASCVGGHIQNDKLSAIARLLFNINADYLGISKRL from the coding sequence GTGTTCAACTACACCGTTGGATACATCATTGCGAAAAACCATGAGCGAGCCCGGGCAAAATCTAAGGCAGCCCTGTATGTTGGAGTCATCAGCAATCTACTGCTGCTCTGCTACTACAAATACTCCAATTTCTTTCTAGGTGAGGTTGCCCGATCTACCGGCGTCCACATGCCGACCCTTGAACTCGTGCTACCGCTCGGTATTTCTTTTTTCACATTTACTCAGATCGCTTTCCTCGTTGATGCCTGGAAAGGCAAAGCCCAAGAATACAATTTTTGGCACTACCTGCTGTTCGTAACCTGGTTCCCCCACCTGATTGCGGGTCCGATCTTGCACCACGGGCAAATGATGCCTCAATTCAAAGACCCGGAGATCTACCGCATCCGGTCAAGGAACATCTCTATTGGTGTTGCGTTATTCGCGGTCGGGCTCGGTAAGAAATTATTGCTTGCTGATCCCATCAGTACCTATGCGGACCCGGTATTTCATGCGGCCGCCACTGGACAGGCGATTGGGCCAATGATTGCTTGGGTCGGGGCCATCGCTTATACGTTGCAAATTTACTTTGACTTTTCTGGCTACTCGGATATGGCTGTCGGCCTCTCCATGTTGTTCGGAATCCACCTCCCTATAAACTTTAACTCACCTTACAAAGCCCGAAACATCATTGAATTCTGGCGCCGCTGGCATATGACACTGTCCCAATTTTTAAGGGACTACCTGTATATCCCCTTAGGCGGGAATCGAAAGGGAGAAACACGCCGCCTGGTCAATCTAATGCTCACGATGCTGCTTGGTGGCCTTTGGCATGGTGCGAATTGGACCTTTGTCATCTGGGGCGCTCTTCATGGCGCTTATCTATGCATCAACCATATGTTTCAGAAGATACCGCCCCCCCCTAAGGATGTCAGGGTTGCTTCCTGCAGCGATTACAATTCCGGCGAGTGTCTTGCTAACGTTCTGCGTGGTTGTCATCGCATGGGTATTCTTCCGCGCCGAGAGCATCCATTCAGCCCAAACTATAATTGTCGCAATGGCGGGTTTCGAAGAGCCAGTTGCGTGGGAGGCCATATTCAAAACGATAAGCTTTCTGCCATTGCTCGCTTACTTTTCAATATCAATGCTGATTATCTGGGCATTTCCAAACGTTTATGA